The sequence GGGCCGCGTACTTCTCCCCCACCCAGAGGTGCTTGGCCCCGGCCACCCCCTCCACGCGGGCCTGCGGGACCAGGCGGAAGCGTTCGGCGGCTTCGGCCGGCTGGAGGAAATCGTCATGCTCGGGGACCAGGACGGTGAGGGGCTTGCCGGACTCCGCCCAGAGCTGCAGGTGCTTGTCCGTGGCGCGGTGCAGCGGGGGCGACAGCAGTATGGCGCCTTCGATCTGGCCGGCTACCGGCTCCACGGCCCCGTACATCAGGGCCAGTTCGGTCCCAAAGGACCAACCCACCAGCCAGCGGTTGGGCAGGCCCCGTTCGACGGCGAAGCGGACGGCGGCCTCCACGTCGTAGCGCTCCCCCACCCCTTCCTCGAAGGTGCCGGTGCTGGTGCCGCGGGGCGAGGCGGTGCCCCTGGTGTTGAAGCGCAGCACAGCAACGCCCGCCAGCGCCGGCAGCCGGTAGGAGGCCTTGCGGTACACATGGGAATCCATGAAGCCGCCGTGGGTGGGCAGGGGGTGGAGTGTGATCAGCGTGGCCCTGACCGGGCCCGATTCCGGCAGCGCCAGCTCCCCCACGAGCGTGTGGCCATCCTCCGTCTGCAGCTCGATGTTCTCGCGCCGGGCAGGCAGGACCGTGGAGGCACGGATGGGCGCGGGCCCTTGGGTTTGGGTGAACTGGTACGACGCCGGATCAAAAGTCATGCCTGCCAGCTTAGCGACAGCGGAGCCCGTCCGGCCCCGAGCGGGTCAGCGGTAGCGGTAGCTGCGCGTCATCCAGCAGTTGGTGTGCCAGTGCCGCCGTTCCGCCAGGCCGGCAGCCGCCCCAAAGAGGTGGTCGTCCTTCCACACCACCAGGTGCGCAACACCGGGCAGGACGGCCGTGGAGCATTCCGGGCAGATGTAGGTCTTCTCGGCGTTCTTGGCGGTCATGGTCCGGACCATCCACTCGCCGTCGGGGGCGCTTTCACGCCGGGCGATGCCGGCGCGTGCGCGTTCAAGGTCCAGCTCGGGAACGTCCGCATTCCCCTTCCGCCCTGCACCGCGGCCCGAAACGGGGCCCTTGCCGGAAGCAGGACGGCGGGGACGGTTGGAACGCGGCATATATCCATTCTGCCCCAGCGGATCCCCCGCCCACGCCGCGCCGCAGGTCCCCCGCCGCACCACCAGGCCGTCCGCCGTCGGGCACGGCCCGCCTGGTCCACGCGATAGTCTGTACGGCGTGCGACTCGTCATAGCCCATTGCTCCGTTGATTACGTTGGCCGGCTTAAGGCCCATCTCCCCCTGGCCACCCGGCTCCTGCTGGTGAAGGCGGACGGGTCCGTGCTGGTGCATTCCGACGGCGGCTCCTACAAGCCGCTGAACTGGATGAGCCCGCCGGCGACGCTGCGCGTCTCGTCCCCCGACGAAGTGGACTTGGAACTGGGCGTGGTGGAGCAGTGGACCGTGCAGTCCGCCAAGACCGACGACCGGCTGATCATCAACATCCACGAGAAGGTCAGCGAGTCCTCCCACGACCTCGGCGTTGACCCCGGGCTGATCAAGGACGGCGTGGAAGCGGACCTGCAGCGGCTGCTGGCCGAACAGATTGAAACGCTGGGCCAGGGCTATTCCCTGATCAGGCGCGAGTACTTCACGGCGATCGGCCCCGTGGACATCCTGGCCCGGGACGCAGACGGCGCCACCGTTGCCATCGAACTCAAGCGCCGCGGCGACATCGACGGCGTGGAGCAGCTGACCCGGTACCTGGAACTGCTCAACCGCGACCCCCTGCTGGCACCTGTCCGCGGAATCTTCGCCGCGCAGCAGATCAAGCCACAGGCAAAGGTCCTTGCCAACGACCGGGGGATCGACTGCATCACCCTGGACTATGACGCCATGCGCGGGGTGGACGACAGCGAATCCAGGCTCTTCTAGGAATTCACCTTTGTTGCTTTGGGCACCTAATTGGCTCTTGTATGAAGGTATCTTCCGTGTCGCCTGCTTTTTACCCAAATTTTCTCCTTTTTACCGGCCGGGCCGTTGACCTGCGGGAACGGGCATGAAATTCTTGTCTCAGTCTTTGTGTAGGTGTTTTTCATGCTCGCAAGACATGTTGCGAGCGCGAAGCTCCTGCAACGCCGGATCCTTCCCGGAAAAGGCAAACCAGGATTCTTCTCGCGGAGTGACCAAGGCCGGCACGCGGTGTGCCGGTCTTAAAAAGTTCCACAATGAGGAGAAATAAATGGCACAGGGAACCGTCAAGTGGTTCAACGCTGAAAAGGGCTTCGGCTTCATCACCCCGGACGACTCCGATGGCGATGTCTTCGTTCACTACTCCGAGATCCAGACCGGCGGCTTCAAGACCCTCGACGAGAACCAGCGCGTTCAGTTCGAAATCGGCCAGGGCGCCAAGGGTCCCCAGGCTACCGGCGTGACGCTGGTCTAGCAGCCGCCGGCCGCACATTTGCGGCCGAAAGCTTCAACAAATGATCCCCGGGCAATTGTGCCCGGGGATCATTTGTTTATCTGTAAATAGGCACAGCAAATGCAGATTAATCGCTTTGGGCCTTAAGGCCTTCACGGCCCGTGGAGCCGCTCAGGTAACCAGCTTGCGGACCAGCCGGGCGCCCTGCGCCAGGGAAAGCCCCGGCAGGTAGGCACGGGTCAGCGCCCTCCCGATCGCCGGCAGATGGAGTGGGTCCTGGTAGTACAGGTAGAGTGCCCGGTACTCAGGCTTGAACCGGGACTTGAACGCTGCCAGGGAACGGAAGCCGTAGACCGGCTCCAGCGCGTGGCCCACCAGGTCGAGGATCCGTACCAGGTTCTGCGCGCCCTCGTCGGTGGCGGTCCCGTCCTCCGTTCCGGCATCATCCCCTGTCCCCTCTGCCTCCGGCTCCCCGGCCCGGGTGTGCTGGGCCTCCGGACGGCTGGCAAGGGGCGAGCCGGACAGCGAAATCATGTCCACCGAATCGCGCAACTCCAGGACTGCGGAGGCGATCAGGAATTCCATCACTCCCGGGAAGCCCTCGCTGCCCCGGCGCATAACGTCCAGCGTCCTGCTGACCAGCCGGCCGCCGTCGTACACCGGAAGCCAACTGGTTACCCCGTGAACCGCACCGTTGCCGTCCACGGCGAGGCAGCAGAGCACTTCCTCGTCATCGAGTTCGTCCACTCCCCCGAGGGTGAACCCCATTTCCGGCACGGACTTGCTGGCTGCCCATTCTTCCGACACTTCGTTCAGCCGCGACCGCAGTGCCGCCGGCAGCGAATGGTAGGAGCCCCACACTGCATGCACGCCCAGTTTGGTGGCACGGTTCAGCGCCGTCCTGACGTTCTGCCACTCCTTGCCCTTGAACTCCAGTTCGTTCAGCGCCAGCCGGGTCTCCTGTGCCACCGCCACGCGCGAGAAGCCCCGTTCCTTGAGTGCCGGCCACAGCGTGTCGTCGCACGAATACAGGGCCGGGACCAGCGCCTGGCTGCGGCAGTAATCCAGGAACCCCTCCGTGACCCGCTGTTCCGCCTTGCGGTCACCAAAGGCACCGCCCAGGGTCAGGGCCACCGTCCCGTGTTGCTGGAAGGCAACGGCCCCAGCACCGTCCGGGCTGAACCAGTACGTGTTGGGCTCCCACAACGCCATCCAGGACAGGGGGCCGCCGCCCTGGTGCAGCAGTTGGCGGGCACGGTCCTTGTCCTGCCGTCCGAAGTTCAGCCCGTGGTGCCGGCCGACGAGCACCCACCATACGGCGATCAGCGCCACCAGCCAGAAGACGGGACCGGAGTAGGCAAACAGGATGGCTTCGGCGCTGTCCCGCTCCGGAAACGCCCTGCGGAAGTGCTGCGGGATGGGCACCGGGACGTATTGCCGGGCCAACTCTGCGAAGAGGCCCAGCAGCCCGCCGTCGCGGGCCAGGCCGCCGGACCAGAACCAGGCAACAGTGTAGGAGCCCGCCAGGACGAGCCACGTTCCACAGACAACGGCCCCGAGGGTGCGGCGGGCGCCCGGGCGCGTCTGCACGCGGAACTGGCGGCGGTTCAGCCACAGGACCACTGCCAGCAGCAAGGGGACAACCACCAGGGGAAGCACATGGGCAAAGGCCGAAGCCAGCGGGGTCGCATGGGTCCCCTGGAGTCGCGAGGGAACGAGGGCGAAGAGGGCAAGGTAGACGGCTGCCAGGGCCGTGACCGCCAGCTGGATGGCCAGGGCTATGCTGAGCGCCAGGCGCCGTCCCCGCCGCATGCCGTCCGCGCAGATCAGCAACAGGATCACCGGCACCACGGCCAGGGCCAGTCCGAACGGCCCGGCAAACCCTGCCCTCCCCGTTTCCAGGCATGAAGCATCAACGGTGGCCCCGCAGTTGAACACCAGTTGGCTGAGCGTGGGCATCGGACTGAGCACCACATCCCGCAGCAGCGCCAGCGGTCCGGTGGGCGCGCGCGTGATTCCCGTGAGGATGGGGCCCACTGCGAAGACCGCGACCGTGAGGGCCAGCAGGTTCCTGGTCTCGCGGCCGGTGGACCGGTGGCGGTGGAGCCGGCCCTGGTCGCCCTGGATCCACCAGCCCGCCAGGAGGCCCAGGAGGGCACCGATAAGGCCTATCACCGTTTCGGCGTGACCGACATAGAGGACCAACAGGATCGAGATGGACAGCACCGCGGTGCGGAGCCGGCGCTGCCAAAGCAGCGTGATCCGGGCACTCGCCGCCAGGCCCGCCGTCAGTACCGGAGCGTAGGGTCCGATCAGGCTGTCATCGACCATCTTGTCCAGCCAGCCGTCGCCCACGTACACCGCCAGCTGCGTCACCAGGAGGAACACAGTGACGGCAACAAACTGGCCGCCGAAGAAGAGTCCGACGGCGGCGCGGCGGCCCAGCTTGCGCTCGGCGAGTCCGAGCAGCAGCACGATCATCAGTGATGCGCTGAGGTAGGCCAGCGGATTCGTGGCAAAGAAGAGGCTGGTGAACAGGGACCACCATTTGCCGTCCCGCAGGCCGGGTCCGCTGACTGAGGCGAGCCCCAGCAGCCGCTCCGGCGGACCGTCCAGGAAGCTCCCGGTCAAGGCAGCGGCGGCCAGGAAGGCGACCACCACGCCCAGCGTGAAGGGCATGGATTTCAGCGTGCCAAACACCTGCTGGACTGCCGGACGGCCGACGGCGGCCCACATCAGCACCATCGTGCGGTCCGGTTTCCTGGTGCTCACCACTGCAGGCCCCACTGGCTGCCGAGGAACTGCAGCGCGTCAGCAAAGCGCTTGGACGATGTGTCCCAGGAGTGGCCGGTATGTTCCACCTCGTGGGCCTGCACGGTGAAGCCCGCATTCCCGGCGGCTGCGGCCAGGGTGTGAAGGTTCCCCACGAACTCCGGATCGTTCTGGCCTGCAGTGAGGTACATGCCGCTGGACTCGAAGCGTTGGTGTTTCATGATCTCCAGAGGAGTCTGCTTGATGAATTCACCGGGGTTTCCGGGAAAGGCTGCGTCGATGGTCTTCTGCCGTTCCTTGGCAATGGCGGGTTCGGCTTCACTGGAAAATGCCAGCACGTCGGCGTAGATATCCGGATGCCGCGTCCCCATCTGAACAGCGCACGTGCCGCCGAAGGAAAACCCGCCCACGGCCCAGTGGCGGTGGTTGGTGTCCACCGCGAGGGTGGAACTGATCCAGCGTGGCACGTCCTGTGACAGGTACGTGTCCGCGTTGGCAATCCGGCTGTCCATGCACATGGTGTTGGCGGACTGTGATCCATTGGGGTCCGGGATGACCACCACCGGAGCCACTCCCCCGTGTGCGGCGGCGAAGGAATCCATGTGGCCGCGGAGGGCGCCGCCCGTAAGCCAGTCGGCCGGGCCGCCCGGCTGCCCGGCCACCAGGACCAGTACCGGCAGCGCCGGCCGGTTGGCGGCAAAGTAGGCCGGCGGAAAGTAGATAAAAGCATCACGGGTCGTCATCCCGGAAGCCGGGCCGGGGATGGCGGTCTTCCGCAACTCGCCGCCCGCCGGCAAGTCCCCCTCCGGCTTCCAGCCTTGAAGCGGGGCACCGTCTGGTTCGCCCGCGTGCCGCATCAAATCCTGC comes from Pseudarthrobacter sp. NIBRBAC000502770 and encodes:
- a CDS encoding alpha/beta hydrolase, whose amino-acid sequence is MTFDPASYQFTQTQGPAPIRASTVLPARRENIELQTEDGHTLVGELALPESGPVRATLITLHPLPTHGGFMDSHVYRKASYRLPALAGVAVLRFNTRGTASPRGTSTGTFEEGVGERYDVEAAVRFAVERGLPNRWLVGWSFGTELALMYGAVEPVAGQIEGAILLSPPLHRATDKHLQLWAESGKPLTVLVPEHDDFLQPAEAAERFRLVPQARVEGVAGAKHLWVGEKYAARVLNDIVAQVVPGHGGTGLPHEWDGPTATAGA
- a CDS encoding ATP/GTP-binding protein → MPRSNRPRRPASGKGPVSGRGAGRKGNADVPELDLERARAGIARRESAPDGEWMVRTMTAKNAEKTYICPECSTAVLPGVAHLVVWKDDHLFGAAAGLAERRHWHTNCWMTRSYRYR
- the nucS gene encoding endonuclease NucS translates to MRLVIAHCSVDYVGRLKAHLPLATRLLLVKADGSVLVHSDGGSYKPLNWMSPPATLRVSSPDEVDLELGVVEQWTVQSAKTDDRLIINIHEKVSESSHDLGVDPGLIKDGVEADLQRLLAEQIETLGQGYSLIRREYFTAIGPVDILARDADGATVAIELKRRGDIDGVEQLTRYLELLNRDPLLAPVRGIFAAQQIKPQAKVLANDRGIDCITLDYDAMRGVDDSESRLF
- a CDS encoding cold-shock protein; this translates as MAQGTVKWFNAEKGFGFITPDDSDGDVFVHYSEIQTGGFKTLDENQRVQFEIGQGAKGPQATGVTLV
- a CDS encoding bifunctional lysylphosphatidylglycerol flippase/synthetase MprF → MWAAVGRPAVQQVFGTLKSMPFTLGVVVAFLAAAALTGSFLDGPPERLLGLASVSGPGLRDGKWWSLFTSLFFATNPLAYLSASLMIVLLLGLAERKLGRRAAVGLFFGGQFVAVTVFLLVTQLAVYVGDGWLDKMVDDSLIGPYAPVLTAGLAASARITLLWQRRLRTAVLSISILLVLYVGHAETVIGLIGALLGLLAGWWIQGDQGRLHRHRSTGRETRNLLALTVAVFAVGPILTGITRAPTGPLALLRDVVLSPMPTLSQLVFNCGATVDASCLETGRAGFAGPFGLALAVVPVILLLICADGMRRGRRLALSIALAIQLAVTALAAVYLALFALVPSRLQGTHATPLASAFAHVLPLVVVPLLLAVVLWLNRRQFRVQTRPGARRTLGAVVCGTWLVLAGSYTVAWFWSGGLARDGGLLGLFAELARQYVPVPIPQHFRRAFPERDSAEAILFAYSGPVFWLVALIAVWWVLVGRHHGLNFGRQDKDRARQLLHQGGGPLSWMALWEPNTYWFSPDGAGAVAFQQHGTVALTLGGAFGDRKAEQRVTEGFLDYCRSQALVPALYSCDDTLWPALKERGFSRVAVAQETRLALNELEFKGKEWQNVRTALNRATKLGVHAVWGSYHSLPAALRSRLNEVSEEWAASKSVPEMGFTLGGVDELDDEEVLCCLAVDGNGAVHGVTSWLPVYDGGRLVSRTLDVMRRGSEGFPGVMEFLIASAVLELRDSVDMISLSGSPLASRPEAQHTRAGEPEAEGTGDDAGTEDGTATDEGAQNLVRILDLVGHALEPVYGFRSLAAFKSRFKPEYRALYLYYQDPLHLPAIGRALTRAYLPGLSLAQGARLVRKLVT
- a CDS encoding esterase family protein, which encodes MDWFSDIRLTDGPLYGTVLVLGVGGAAYLLVPPWRASEDAAMRTRAWAIRVFSAVAAAFVLVATVHWVMINVLTVFPEDIPGPVLLWFVPAVSAVILGILRMPRTSWLHYGTGFLAAVLVVLLSTIQINAYFGLNRTVSDLMGTALARIPVLEQDLMRHAGEPDGAPLQGWKPEGDLPAGGELRKTAIPGPASGMTTRDAFIYFPPAYFAANRPALPVLVLVAGQPGGPADWLTGGALRGHMDSFAAAHGGVAPVVVIPDPNGSQSANTMCMDSRIANADTYLSQDVPRWISSTLAVDTNHRHWAVGGFSFGGTCAVQMGTRHPDIYADVLAFSSEAEPAIAKERQKTIDAAFPGNPGEFIKQTPLEIMKHQRFESSGMYLTAGQNDPEFVGNLHTLAAAAGNAGFTVQAHEVEHTGHSWDTSSKRFADALQFLGSQWGLQW